The DNA segment ACAAAACTCCAGAGCAAGTGGATCAAAGGCCTTAATATAAATCCACAAACACTAAACCTGGTAGAAAATAagatggggaaaagccttgatcacattggcacaggagacaatgtTCTGAACAGAACAGGGATAGTGCAGGCCTTAATATAAATCCACAAACACTAAACCTGGTAGAAAATAagatggggaaaagccttgatcacattggcacaggagacaatgtTCTGAACAGAACAGGGATAGTGCAGGCCCTAAGACCAGCAGTTTACAATGGGGATTTCAGGAAAGTGAcaaatttctgtaaggcaaaggaaccTGTCACACAAAAATGGCAACCTGGGGAAAGATTTTCATCAACTGCATAAATGACTCTAGCAAGTCTGAGCATGTCAAAGACAAGTCCTAGCTAACAGATATGGCGCCCAAAGGTTTTGACTTTTACCCTCTCCTTCTTGCTAAAAACTGTTAGGTTACATTCTTAAAGACAGTCACCAAGGTCGATTTCTTTATTTGGTCATTGACACATTTGTGACACTAACATCAATGCCCCAAAATCAAACTTCATTATTTGGTTACCATAATCAATCTTGATTTACCAACTCAACATAGCACACACTCCCATTTTCCCCTTAAAAACAGGTTTCTGGCTATTctgaataaagctactatgaatatagttgagcaagtaagCAAGTTGTAGGATGGAGcacccttagtgaggtaacccagacccagaaagacaaacatggtatatagTCACTGAgaggtggatattagctgttCAATAAAGAATAATCATGCTGCAACCTACAGACCCAGACAGACTAAGTGACAAGGAGAAATCAAAGGCAAGGGAGGGGGGAACCTGGAATTCCctgagaaggagaaatagaatggattgtGCAGATGGACAGGGCTGGGTGAGGTTGGGAACAGGAAGAATCAGGTGAGGGAGGGACCAATGAAGGGAGAGTGTACTGAGATGATGACTGGAGTTGGAGCATTTGGAGGCGATGGGAAATCTGCTGCAACAGAATGTCCCTGGAAATATTGAAGGAGACCCTAGCAAAGTCTCTATGTCCTGGTAGATACAGAGGTTGAacaggccatcttctgtaaccaggcaagacttccagtggtggTACTGGGACACCAACCTGGCCAGAAGtatttgacctacaatttgtcctgtctacaagatgtgctggggtaaaggtggcacaGCAGTTGTGGTGtggacaaccaatgactggtcaaCCTGAGGCTCGTACCACCAGAGGAGATCCAATACCAGACACTGCCTGCatgttcaggaagcagaggctggatagcccagagaccaaggatggaaacaaacacaaCTGGCCATAAGgagaagtcaatgaaatgattcctgcTGATACTCTGCCATACTCATAGATGGATGCCTACCCCATCAAGTTCAGAGAggtttcatccagcaactgatgggtcCAGTTGCAGAGACTCATGGCCGAACACTAGGCAGACCTTGGGCAAACCCCACTGAAAAGGATCTGGAATGATTTTACAAGCCAAAGGGGTCAAGTACACTAGGAAACACAGTCGACAGAATTAACTGGCAGGGCTCATAGAGCCTCTGTGGATCtcagctaggtcctctgcatatgtgCTATGGTTGTGAAGCCTTGTGttcttgtggaactcctaacagtagGATTAGACATGTCTCTGAAGCTTTAATTTTCTCTTGTACCACTGTTCTCCTACTGGATTGCCTTGTCCAATCTTGATATGAAGGCTTGTGTCCAGTCTTATTGTACCTTGTTGAGCTGTGTTCAGGTGATATCTCTTAGAAGCTCATGCCTCTCGGAAGGGCATTGGGGGAGGAGTGGatctgagggagaggagaggttgCAGGTGCTGGAAGAATTGGAGGGAAGGAAAACTCTGGTCAGGATggaatgtatgagagaagaaaaacTATAATTCACGAGGCTGCTGTGTGAGGGACTTGAATAGGGTCACATGGGTCACCATGAGCTGTGTTATACTTCAGTTGGAGTGGTTGAGTCTGTGATTACAATGTCAAGAAAGATAAACCCTCTCTACTTGACTTTCTCCAGCTTATGTGTTATGGTAGAGGGTCAACGTGAAGTACATAGAAAACCACAGGGGTAGAGAGTTTATAAGTTCCTCCCAACTCCACACACTGCATTGTGAACCAATGAACACCATGTCCATGGAACTGTTAGAATAAAGAGAAtttgatcattttttaaaaaacatgatttttttaatgcattcCAGATATAGATCCATAAATGCCACATAGAGATCCCTAGAGAAACAAGAGGATAAAGGTGAAGAAGGAGTCCACTGTGTACCTGATACAAAAGCAGAGACCTAGAAGTGTTGGTTGATGATGTCAAAATATATTTGGAGCCTAGCATCCCTTGGATCTCTAGGGTTCACAAACTGCCATATCTCCATGTGGCCAATAGGGGGAGGCCGACGTTCCAGAAAAAGCAGGGTAGTTGAGAAACTGGAGGTCTTGGTTGAGATTCTCTGTCCATGGAATTGTCCAGGGATCGTTAGCCTGGCTTTGTTGGGAGGGGTAACCCCAGGTGACTGGCAGCCCAAGTCTGGTTGGAATATGAGGTGGAAGAGAATCTACACTTTTGGAACTTTATAGGTAGAGGAATGAAAGGCCTGGGTGAGGTAGAGATGGAGTAGAATCTACTGTTAGCTAGCGGTCAGATGGCTAACACTGGGAGGCCACAAAGGGGGAGAGAAGTTGATTGAACTCTGTGGTAGGCTGGGAAATGAGACCCAAGTGAGTCTGGGTCCATCAGAGGGATAGCTCCATATTTGAGACTACAAAGAGTTCAGGTGAGGAGAGTCTGCTACCCCACTAGAGAGGGGGACTAGAAACAGGAAACTGACTGGGTTGCACAGCCCATTGCCTTCTGAATTCCCAGAATCAAATTTCCTTCTACCCCAGTGCCGTGGACTTTCTGCCATTGTGGCGGGATAATGGTGACTCAGAGATATAGGATTTTCCTAGGCCCAGAAGATTCATTTCTACAGAACTAAGTTTGAACTAGTGAAACAGTGTAGGGCACCTAAGTAGTGCTGGTGACTCCTGATGTTTGTGTTGTGAGAAAGCCAACCATGGAGACTTTAGAACTCAATATGGGTATGGTTGATGTCATGGCACACACTACTAATCCTAGCAccgaggaagcagagaggagcagAAACTCTGTGAGGTGACAACCAGGCAGCAAATTCcacacagccagagctatacagtgagatcctatcttataaatggaaacaaagaaacagcacCCTCCCTCACACCGTGTATGGGTGATAAACATGTGGGAAATGTGTGGCCTGAAGTTCCAGTAAGAGGATGGGGTGGGCAAGGTGGAGGAAGGCAAACCCAGAAGTGACAGGGGAGGTCTGTCTGGGCTAGCAGGGGTCGCAAACCATGGAGTGACTCAAACAGCAAAAAAATTTCAGCTCTATGCACTCTGGAGGTTATTTATTGTGAATTTTCATTCTTTGCTGCCCACTCCACATGGTTCTTGCCTGAGGTCGGACAGGCTGGTCAGGCACGGGTGGTTTAACTCCTGTTAGAGCAACTTCATGTTCCAGCTTATCCACGGCAGGAAGTGCACAACCTTAGTGAAGATTCCTGAAGAGATTGTTCCGTTTTTTGCATAGGCGAAAAGTCCATATGCTTGGTTGTCACACACAAGGGGTCCCCCCGAGTCACCCTgtgggcagagaaaggaagaacttAGCCTGGCTCCCTCTGGCTCTGCTGGCCCCACCACCTCCTGGCAAGGCTAACTTTAGATCAGTGCAGGACAGGTTTTCCAGCTTCCCTCAGTCCCAGAGCTCCAGGGAGGCCCAACTTTTCCTTTTATCCCAGGCCTAGGctttccctgaagtcctcagggATACTGAGATAATTTATCCTGTTTGGGATGACAGAGATTTTCCTGCTGACACTCTTGCTACACCCACTCAAGACCCCAAAGCTAGATTTTTGGACTTTCTTTTCTCTGGAATGAGGCTtgagggttttgccattctcacACCATGGACTCTTCCAGATCCCTCTCATTTTGTTTGTTAAATGCTTGAACTCCCACCTTGAAAGgagtctttattttcttcaagTCTCCAGCACAAATCTCTGTGGTCTCAGTGTAGTATCGGAAACGTTTTTTGCATTCCTCGTCCTCCTGGATGACCAGTTGAACCTCTCGCAGGCGGGCAGATGCTTTAGTGTCATTGATGGACCTTGACCCCCAGCCAGCCACACTGCACACATCCCCTGGCTTCACCCGGGCATTGGATCTGGGCAACTTGAGGGGTCTCACAGCTTTAGTTCTCTTGGCCTTACTCTCCAGCTggtagggaagagggaggagagaacagCTCAGCTAGGAGCCTGCTAGCCTGAGACTCTTTGAAAgtcaagatggaagagagagaagaagaacctgtatcagaaaaggagggggaggctCTCCCTGCACCAAGAAGAGCACAGCCAGGGGGCAGGGGTTTGTGGTTGCGAAGGTGACAGGTCTCACCTTTAACAGCATGATGTCACTGTAGAAGATAGTAGCATTATAATCTGGATGGGGAATGTCTTTTGCCACAGGGATGATCTGCTGTGTCTCCTCCTTAGCCGTGATGTTGTGGGCCCCCAGTGTGACTGTCATTGAGCTTTGGACAGAGCTTAGTGGAGAGCAGAGAAGTGCAGTCAGTCAGAGAGGATGCAGTCCAGGAGGTGTGAAAGGCAGGGTAGGCCTGGCTGGGCTCTAGCTGAGAGGACTTGAGGACACAGGTGGGTCTCAGGGTCAGACCTATTCCTCTTTGACTCTTAAGAACATGGGACTCCCGGGGGCTCCCTCTTTTATCTAGGCAATATTCCATAGCTTGCATTGTGTTTTAGTGTGAACTTTCAACCACAACAACTGCTTTAAATTTGGCCACTGTCCTGCTGGCTATGACCTCTTGTACTTTGACCTAAAATTTACCTCTCATCAGATTCCCATTTTTCAGTCCTTCAAGAGAGCTCACAATAGAGGACAGaagatgtgtgcgtgtgtgagtttgtgtgtgtgtgtgtgtgtgtacctaagaAAAGGTgggctccctgcttctcctcaccTGTTTTTGCAGTGAGCAGCCGTCAGCACAAAGTCATCTTGAATCAGGAAGCCTCCACAGTATATCCTGTTCCCCTTAATATCCACAGACATAACGAATGCCATGTAGGGGCGGGAGTGTGGCTTCACCACATGGCCGCCGATGATCTCCTCTGAAAAAAGGGCTAG comes from the Mus musculus strain C57BL/6J chromosome 14, GRCm38.p6 C57BL/6J genome and includes:
- the Gzmd gene encoding granzyme D isoform X1 produces the protein MPPILILLTLLLPLRAGAEEIIGGHVVKPHSRPYMAFVMSVDIKGNRIYCGGFLIQDDFVLTAAHCKNSSMTVTLGAHNITAKEETQQIIPVAKDIPHPDYNATIFYSDIMLLKLESKAKRTKAVRPLKLPRSNARVKPGDVCSVAGWGSRSINDTKASARLREVQLVIQEDEECKKRFRYYTETTEICAGDLKKIKTPFKGDSGGPLVCDNQAYGLFAYAKNGTISSGIFTKVVHFLPWISWNMKLL
- the Gzmd gene encoding granzyme D precursor; protein product: MPPILILLTLLLPLRAGAEEIIGGHVVKPHSRPYMAFVMSVDIKGNRIYCGGFLIQDDFVLTAAHCKNSSVQSSMTVTLGAHNITAKEETQQIIPVAKDIPHPDYNATIFYSDIMLLKLESKAKRTKAVRPLKLPRSNARVKPGDVCSVAGWGSRSINDTKASARLREVQLVIQEDEECKKRFRYYTETTEICAGDLKKIKTPFKGDSGGPLVCDNQAYGLFAYAKNGTISSGIFTKVVHFLPWISWNMKLL